From the Candidatus Bathyarchaeota archaeon genome, one window contains:
- a CDS encoding class I SAM-dependent methyltransferase, which translates to MLKLAELKKGEVLFDLGSGDGRAVIMAAKTFGAKAVGIEMREDLAKRAMNVIHENKLDDRVTIINADIFNADIALADVVFLYLTTSANEKIKPKLEAQLKPGVRVISHDYEITGWNPLKTEKFVENQAKGYPAHTIYLYQKP; encoded by the coding sequence ATGTTAAAGCTGGCGGAGCTGAAAAAAGGTGAAGTTCTTTTCGATTTAGGTTCAGGTGACGGACGAGCAGTCATCATGGCGGCTAAAACGTTTGGAGCCAAAGCAGTAGGCATCGAAATGCGAGAAGACCTAGCCAAGCGGGCAATGAACGTCATACACGAAAACAAACTCGACGACCGCGTCACCATCATAAACGCCGACATATTCAACGCCGACATCGCGTTGGCAGACGTTGTTTTCCTGTACTTAACCACCAGCGCCAACGAAAAAATCAAACCCAAACTTGAAGCCCAACTAAAACCTGGCGTACGCGTTATCAGCCACGACTACGAAATAACAGGCTGGAACCCCCTAAAAACAGAAAAATTCGTAGAAAACCAAGCAAAAGGCTACCCTGCACACACAATATACCTCTACCAAAAACCCTAA
- a CDS encoding DEAD/DEAH box helicase, giving the protein MEDVSENVFELLVKPVRRLVEQKGFKKPTEPQEKVIPKILAGKNVLLISPTATGKTEAAFLPVLSLLLQAPRTPGIKVLYVTPLRALNRDMLERLEWWCNNLDIRLAVRHGDTEAKERTRQSRSPPDILITTPETLQSMLSGWLLRQHLQSLQWMIIDEVHELSDSKRGSQLSLALERLRDLKGKNFQMIGLSATIGTPDKVAEFLVGDQRPVDIVRVSVAKMVKLEVLYPKPDEEDVRLAEKLYTHPEVAARLRVIRDYMSNHKSVLLFTNTRSISEVLASRIKVWDMNFPISIHHGSLAKPSRIAAESGLKRGELKGLIATSSLELGIDVGRIDLVIQYMSPRQVTRLIQRVGRAGHTYGHTAQGIIIGMDSDDVLEAMVIARRALNEELEPVTVPPKPYDALTHQVAGLLLKTRRLSFNEILQVYKNAYPYENLTMEEVEKVLKYMHGRFPRLAWASFEDQVVLKPSKSKALFEYYFDNLSMIPEEKQFLVIDQASDSSIGVLDEAFMAEYGKAGTKFIIRGSPWQIVHTTDDKVYVRSVNDPSGSIPSWIGEEIPVPYEIAQELAWIRGFVEEKLQSGTSVEQVSILLGERYPAKPETIQRALTETAEQVQLGIPVPTPNRLVFEGWTEFVIIHTNFGSLTNRALSQLLGQVLSEKLGFGIVVQHDPYRIFVQTLGNADATRLVGVFNEIKELSEQAIKQTLLRSTVKTGLFKRRVIHVARRFGALKKWADFSNVSLQKLITSFEGTPIYEEGLKEVFTKDLDADDLVRVLKQMKNGEIHFVAVDNQGNATPVARTGIERVSMKTDLIPPERMRVVLVESAKARLLDETGTFVCTRCWDYLDSIRLKDLPDVPKCPCCGSSELGLLKVTEERAEPLVVKKGQKLTKDEEKLRDWAMQTAQVIGKYGKPAAVALSGRKVKASDAAKVLEQEPKLNAGFYELVLEAERKALSKRFR; this is encoded by the coding sequence TTGGAAGACGTTTCTGAGAATGTTTTTGAGTTGCTTGTTAAGCCGGTGCGAAGGCTTGTGGAGCAGAAGGGCTTCAAGAAGCCTACGGAGCCCCAAGAAAAGGTTATTCCTAAAATTTTGGCAGGCAAGAATGTCCTTTTGATTTCTCCCACTGCTACTGGGAAGACTGAGGCGGCTTTTTTGCCCGTGCTAAGTCTGCTGCTTCAGGCGCCGCGAACCCCCGGAATCAAAGTGCTCTACGTCACGCCGCTTAGGGCTTTGAACCGTGACATGCTTGAACGGCTCGAATGGTGGTGCAACAACCTTGACATACGCTTGGCAGTTCGCCACGGCGACACCGAAGCCAAAGAACGCACCCGACAATCCCGCAGCCCCCCCGACATCCTAATAACCACGCCCGAAACACTGCAGTCCATGCTTTCAGGATGGCTCCTTCGCCAGCACCTGCAAAGCCTGCAATGGATGATAATCGACGAAGTCCACGAACTATCGGATAGCAAACGCGGCAGCCAACTCTCCCTAGCCCTGGAGCGGCTGCGTGACCTCAAAGGCAAAAACTTCCAAATGATAGGCCTATCCGCAACCATTGGGACGCCCGACAAAGTCGCAGAGTTCTTAGTTGGGGACCAGCGTCCCGTGGATATTGTGAGGGTTTCTGTGGCGAAGATGGTAAAGCTTGAGGTTTTGTATCCTAAACCCGATGAGGAGGATGTGCGTTTGGCGGAGAAGCTGTACACGCATCCTGAAGTGGCGGCTAGGCTTAGGGTTATTCGCGATTACATGAGCAATCACAAGTCGGTTTTGCTTTTCACGAACACGCGCTCGATTAGTGAGGTGCTGGCGAGCCGAATCAAAGTCTGGGACATGAACTTTCCCATTAGCATCCACCACGGCAGCCTCGCCAAACCCAGCCGCATAGCCGCAGAATCAGGACTCAAACGCGGCGAACTCAAAGGGCTCATAGCAACCAGCAGCCTTGAACTGGGCATAGACGTTGGACGCATCGACCTTGTTATCCAGTACATGAGCCCCCGCCAAGTCACACGGCTAATTCAACGCGTGGGCAGGGCAGGCCACACCTACGGACACACCGCACAAGGCATAATCATAGGAATGGACTCCGACGACGTCTTAGAAGCGATGGTCATAGCCCGCCGAGCCCTCAACGAAGAACTCGAGCCCGTAACGGTACCGCCCAAACCCTACGATGCCCTGACCCATCAGGTTGCAGGGCTGCTTTTGAAAACCCGACGCTTATCCTTCAACGAAATCCTGCAAGTCTACAAGAACGCCTACCCCTACGAAAACCTAACCATGGAGGAAGTCGAGAAGGTTCTCAAGTATATGCATGGGCGTTTTCCGCGGTTGGCTTGGGCGTCTTTTGAAGACCAGGTTGTTTTGAAGCCGTCTAAGAGCAAGGCGCTTTTCGAATACTACTTTGACAACTTGAGCATGATTCCCGAAGAAAAACAGTTCCTTGTTATCGACCAGGCTTCTGATAGCAGCATTGGCGTTCTTGACGAAGCTTTCATGGCAGAATACGGCAAAGCAGGCACTAAATTCATCATACGCGGCAGCCCCTGGCAAATCGTGCACACCACCGACGACAAAGTTTACGTGCGCTCAGTAAATGACCCTTCAGGTTCCATCCCAAGCTGGATAGGCGAAGAAATTCCTGTTCCCTACGAAATCGCGCAGGAGCTGGCTTGGATACGTGGTTTTGTGGAGGAGAAACTGCAAAGCGGCACCTCGGTTGAGCAGGTCAGCATACTACTTGGTGAGCGTTACCCCGCTAAACCCGAGACTATCCAGCGGGCGTTAACCGAAACCGCAGAGCAAGTGCAGCTGGGCATTCCTGTTCCTACGCCAAACCGCCTCGTGTTTGAGGGCTGGACCGAATTTGTTATAATCCACACCAACTTTGGCTCCCTAACCAACCGTGCCCTCTCCCAACTGCTAGGGCAAGTACTCTCGGAGAAGCTGGGTTTTGGCATAGTCGTACAGCACGACCCCTACCGCATATTCGTACAGACCTTAGGCAACGCAGACGCCACGCGGCTCGTTGGGGTTTTCAACGAAATCAAAGAGCTCTCCGAGCAGGCAATCAAACAGACCCTGCTACGCTCCACCGTAAAAACTGGGCTCTTCAAACGCCGCGTCATACACGTAGCCCGACGCTTTGGAGCCCTCAAAAAATGGGCAGACTTTAGCAACGTAAGCCTGCAAAAACTAATCACCAGCTTCGAAGGCACCCCCATCTACGAAGAAGGACTAAAAGAAGTCTTCACCAAAGACCTTGACGCCGACGACCTAGTCCGAGTCCTCAAGCAGATGAAAAACGGCGAAATCCACTTTGTAGCCGTAGACAACCAAGGCAACGCCACGCCCGTTGCGCGAACAGGCATTGAACGGGTAAGCATGAAAACCGACCTTATCCCGCCTGAACGCATGCGCGTGGTTCTGGTGGAATCGGCTAAGGCGCGGCTTTTGGATGAAACGGGCACGTTTGTTTGTACGCGTTGCTGGGATTATTTGGATTCGATTCGCCTCAAGGATTTGCCTGATGTGCCTAAGTGTCCATGTTGTGGCTCCTCTGAGTTGGGGCTGCTAAAGGTTACTGAGGAACGTGCGGAGCCGTTGGTGGTTAAGAAGGGGCAAAAGCTCACAAAGGACGAAGAGAAACTGCGTGACTGGGCAATGCAGACCGCGCAGGTAATTGGGAAATATGGCAAGCCCGCCGCCGTTGCTTTGAGCGGTAGAAAAGTAAAAGCCTCCGACGCCGCCAAGGTGCTTGAACAGGAACCCAAGCTGAACGCGGGCTTTTATGAGTTGGTTCTTGAGGCAGAGCGCAAAGCCTTGAGCAAACGTTTTCGCTGA
- a CDS encoding YegP family protein, whose amino-acid sequence MSKKYQVYRDVQDKFRFRLMAENNKIIAVGEAYEQHASCIKGIKSIQANCNAEIEDLTVEGPRINNPKYQVFFDKSCGYRFHLTATNGEIIAASEGYEAKSGCLNGIHAVKASCDAEIEDLTTTQKPKEDTMSYDALELPPVVASEPAPAPVRTVTDGPVPTTIELQSLSTYKKDDPVFFKGRLVRSDSGEGIPKAKIDIYERDRSLLGDDFLAYGYTSEDGTFKVDWRARSLTWFENTGQVYAYFKGTEDAKPSKSTIQKIIIE is encoded by the coding sequence ATGTCAAAAAAGTATCAAGTATACCGAGACGTTCAAGACAAGTTTCGTTTTCGACTCATGGCCGAAAATAACAAAATCATTGCTGTAGGCGAAGCTTACGAACAACATGCAAGCTGCATAAAAGGCATAAAAAGCATACAGGCAAACTGCAACGCAGAGATTGAAGACCTGACCGTTGAAGGTCCAAGAATTAACAACCCAAAATACCAGGTTTTCTTCGATAAAAGCTGTGGGTACCGATTCCATTTGACTGCTACGAACGGCGAAATCATAGCTGCAAGCGAAGGGTACGAAGCAAAAAGCGGCTGCTTGAACGGAATACACGCTGTTAAAGCGAGCTGTGATGCAGAAATTGAAGATTTGACCACTACACAAAAACCCAAAGAAGACACAATGTCTTATGATGCATTGGAACTTCCGCCTGTTGTCGCGTCTGAACCCGCACCTGCGCCTGTTCGAACAGTAACCGATGGTCCAGTTCCAACAACCATTGAACTTCAGAGTCTTTCAACCTACAAAAAAGACGACCCTGTGTTCTTCAAGGGACGACTCGTCAGAAGTGATTCTGGAGAAGGAATACCTAAAGCCAAGATTGACATCTATGAGCGCGACCGTTCCCTGCTGGGCGACGACTTCTTAGCGTACGGCTACACCTCTGAAGATGGAACCTTCAAAGTCGACTGGAGAGCTAGGTCTTTGACATGGTTCGAAAACACTGGCCAAGTCTACGCGTACTTCAAAGGAACCGAAGACGCCAAACCCTCAAAAAGCACCATACAAAAAATAATCATCGAATAA
- a CDS encoding Mov34/MPN/PAD-1 family protein, with the protein MPPQTVVSLPNELLENIYTGAKHFYPRESFLLLRGKKRKNIIYITDLLMAPFSVHGNGSASFPMHMLPMDFSLVGTVHSHPSGNISPSDVDLNHFFGRILMIVGPPFEGAACVAVYDSNGDRLPVELTDE; encoded by the coding sequence ATGCCCCCTCAAACCGTCGTCAGCCTCCCAAACGAGCTGCTTGAAAACATATACACTGGCGCAAAACACTTCTACCCACGCGAAAGCTTCCTACTGCTACGAGGGAAAAAACGCAAAAACATCATATACATAACTGATTTGCTCATGGCACCTTTTTCTGTTCACGGAAACGGCTCCGCCAGCTTCCCCATGCACATGTTACCCATGGATTTCTCGTTGGTCGGCACGGTGCATTCGCATCCTTCAGGGAACATCTCGCCGTCAGATGTGGATTTGAACCATTTTTTTGGCAGAATTTTGATGATTGTAGGTCCACCCTTTGAAGGCGCGGCGTGCGTGGCGGTTTATGACTCGAACGGGGACAGGTTGCCTGTGGAACTAACCGATGAGTAA
- a CDS encoding NUDIX hydrolase, translating into MKFSGKSATAIIVYPKDKILLAKRTTPPFIGFWALPGGREEAGETPEQNVVREVKEETGLDVEVLYKLGSYKEQGVQGGYEYDYNPTCFVVKPVGGELKKQETEISELRLFSLDALPAELAFEHGQMIKDYLARQTP; encoded by the coding sequence ATGAAGTTTAGCGGAAAATCGGCGACTGCCATTATTGTTTATCCTAAAGATAAGATTTTGTTGGCGAAGCGTACTACGCCGCCGTTTATTGGTTTTTGGGCTTTGCCTGGGGGGCGTGAGGAGGCGGGTGAGACGCCTGAGCAAAATGTTGTGCGTGAAGTTAAAGAGGAAACTGGTTTGGATGTGGAGGTTCTCTACAAGCTGGGCTCGTACAAAGAACAGGGCGTTCAAGGCGGTTACGAATACGATTACAACCCAACATGCTTTGTCGTAAAACCTGTGGGTGGAGAGTTGAAGAAGCAGGAAACCGAAATCTCCGAGCTTCGCTTGTTTAGTTTGGATGCGTTGCCCGCGGAACTGGCTTTTGAACACGGACAAATGATAAAAGATTACCTTGCACGGCAAACACCGTAA
- a CDS encoding metalloregulator ArsR/SmtB family transcription factor, whose protein sequence is MKQGLTQICHRFFTNLANPTRLAVLELLMDKPMSVNELALAIGQEQSMVSHNLKPLLECNFIHTQRDGKKRMYEVNKETIGAVFAAVENHAQKFCPTGGKCLKGEK, encoded by the coding sequence TTGAAGCAGGGTTTGACGCAGATTTGCCATCGGTTTTTTACGAATTTGGCGAATCCTACGCGGCTGGCAGTGCTGGAGTTGCTTATGGACAAACCAATGAGCGTAAACGAGTTGGCGCTGGCAATAGGTCAGGAGCAAAGCATGGTATCGCATAACCTTAAGCCGCTACTGGAATGCAACTTTATCCACACGCAAAGAGACGGCAAGAAACGCATGTACGAAGTCAACAAAGAAACCATCGGCGCGGTTTTTGCGGCTGTGGAAAATCATGCCCAAAAGTTTTGCCCCACGGGCGGGAAGTGCCTTAAAGGAGAGAAATAG
- a CDS encoding 4Fe-4S ferredoxin — MVVRKIVNIDESLCNGCGKCIPKCVEGALQIVDGKARIIKDTYCDGLGACLGECPQGAITITEREADAFSEQEVHEYLKTKKAAITQPAKPQWPVKINLVPPKAPFYENAELLVAADCAPVAMHNFHETMLVGRRVIIGCPKFDDARAYAQKLGEILKQNNVSSIAVAHMEVPCCSGLKWAVERAVEASGKQIPVKEYEVTVGGEVHEL, encoded by the coding sequence ATGGTTGTACGAAAAATTGTAAATATCGACGAGAGTTTGTGTAACGGCTGTGGTAAGTGTATTCCGAAGTGTGTGGAGGGTGCGTTGCAGATTGTGGATGGGAAAGCCAGAATCATCAAGGACACGTACTGCGACGGTTTGGGAGCGTGTTTGGGGGAATGCCCGCAAGGTGCTATAACTATAACCGAGCGCGAAGCAGATGCGTTTAGCGAACAAGAAGTGCATGAGTACCTTAAAACCAAAAAAGCCGCCATCACTCAACCCGCTAAGCCGCAGTGGCCAGTAAAAATCAACTTGGTTCCACCCAAAGCACCATTCTACGAAAACGCAGAGTTACTGGTGGCTGCGGACTGCGCCCCTGTTGCCATGCACAACTTCCACGAAACGATGCTTGTGGGGCGGCGGGTTATAATTGGCTGCCCAAAGTTTGATGACGCCAGAGCGTACGCGCAAAAACTCGGCGAGATACTAAAGCAAAACAACGTCTCAAGCATAGCTGTTGCGCACATGGAGGTTCCGTGCTGTTCAGGGCTTAAATGGGCGGTGGAGCGCGCAGTTGAGGCTTCAGGCAAACAAATCCCCGTGAAGGAGTACGAGGTAACTGTTGGGGGTGAAGTGCATGAACTCTAA
- a CDS encoding chorismate-binding protein, producing MGKCPKCNTEVAQPKKTWKMAGRPDKAGKRMQLEIGLFECPKCHATFREVLSKQKI from the coding sequence ATGGGCAAATGTCCAAAATGTAACACTGAAGTTGCTCAACCAAAGAAGACCTGGAAAATGGCTGGCAGACCAGACAAGGCTGGAAAAAGAATGCAGCTTGAAATCGGGCTTTTTGAATGCCCCAAATGTCACGCAACCTTCCGCGAAGTACTTAGTAAACAAAAAATCTAA
- a CDS encoding arginine decarboxylase, pyruvoyl-dependent — translation MIPKYFFLTKGVGKHKEQLQSFELALRDAGIQHCNLVSVSSIVPPGCELLPREQGLKMVEPGEITFVVIARNATNEPHRLVASSIGVAIPSGKNQYGYLSEHHCFGQNDETAGDYAEDLAATMLATTMGIQFDPEKAWDERKQLFKTSGLIIKTANITQTAVGDNNGLWTTSIAAAVFIDDKPLKP, via the coding sequence ATGATACCAAAGTATTTCTTCTTAACAAAAGGCGTTGGTAAGCATAAGGAGCAGCTTCAATCGTTTGAGTTGGCACTTCGAGATGCAGGTATTCAGCATTGTAACCTTGTCAGCGTCTCAAGCATCGTGCCCCCCGGCTGCGAATTACTTCCACGTGAACAAGGTCTAAAAATGGTTGAGCCCGGAGAAATCACGTTCGTAGTCATCGCCAGAAACGCCACAAACGAACCCCACAGACTCGTTGCCTCCTCTATCGGCGTTGCCATACCCTCAGGCAAAAACCAGTACGGCTACCTCTCCGAACACCACTGCTTTGGACAAAACGACGAAACCGCAGGCGACTACGCAGAAGACCTCGCCGCTACCATGCTCGCAACAACCATGGGCATCCAATTCGACCCCGAAAAAGCATGGGACGAACGCAAACAACTCTTCAAAACCAGCGGACTCATCATAAAAACAGCCAACATCACCCAAACCGCCGTAGGCGACAACAACGGCTTATGGACAACCTCCATAGCAGCAGCCGTCTTCATCGACGATAAACCCCTCAAACCATAA
- a CDS encoding tautomerase family protein — protein sequence MPVVIVETWSGKTNQQKAKLIKGIAQAFEEIGVPKTDVTVIIHDVPKTSWGKRGEPAAT from the coding sequence ATGCCAGTAGTCATAGTTGAAACTTGGAGTGGAAAAACCAACCAGCAAAAAGCAAAACTAATCAAAGGCATAGCCCAAGCATTCGAAGAAATCGGCGTCCCAAAAACCGACGTCACCGTCATAATCCACGACGTACCAAAAACCAGCTGGGGAAAACGTGGCGAACCCGCAGCCACCTAA
- a CDS encoding DUF5658 family protein: MFKTSVFPALLLVLAGSMDCLTTGIGISYFGAVECNPFMAGLVHTNLAAFTLLKLATTLVVVLIFYSARKILASTYDKASKAFKIGHNFIKTAYAGVIAITLVVVANNVLVIAGSV; the protein is encoded by the coding sequence ATGTTTAAGACGAGTGTGTTTCCGGCTTTGCTGCTTGTGTTAGCGGGTTCTATGGACTGCCTCACCACAGGCATAGGCATATCGTATTTTGGAGCAGTTGAATGCAACCCTTTCATGGCGGGGCTGGTGCATACGAACTTGGCAGCATTTACGCTTCTCAAACTGGCAACAACCCTTGTTGTGGTGCTAATTTTCTATTCGGCAAGAAAAATCTTGGCAAGCACTTACGACAAAGCAAGCAAAGCATTCAAAATAGGACACAACTTCATCAAAACCGCGTATGCAGGCGTCATAGCCATAACATTGGTTGTGGTTGCAAACAACGTATTGGTCATCGCAGGGTCAGTATAG
- a CDS encoding YkgJ family cysteine cluster protein, with translation MDASQFVPWRQISSWACTGCGECCQKYGVVLKFHEWLRITQSFGADKTIVGLDKLFIKRAYNGDCAFLCHAGGNRLCGLQRMKPDACKLWPFKVLPEPRYGNARQAAYDYFGKQLYVYADCNCNGLRYGNPTWTFGAQTLKEFVGVALGTCRVQRNTTRSSRGYGRRLGV, from the coding sequence ATGGATGCGTCACAGTTTGTTCCGTGGAGGCAAATCTCCAGTTGGGCTTGCACGGGATGTGGGGAATGCTGCCAAAAGTACGGTGTCGTGCTAAAATTTCATGAGTGGCTCAGGATAACGCAGAGTTTTGGTGCTGACAAAACCATTGTAGGCTTGGATAAACTGTTTATCAAACGCGCGTATAACGGCGACTGCGCTTTTCTTTGCCATGCCGGAGGCAACCGCTTGTGTGGACTGCAGAGAATGAAGCCTGACGCATGCAAACTGTGGCCCTTCAAAGTGTTACCAGAACCCAGATACGGCAACGCACGCCAAGCAGCATACGATTATTTTGGAAAACAACTCTACGTTTATGCTGACTGCAACTGTAACGGATTGCGCTATGGTAACCCTACGTGGACGTTTGGTGCTCAGACGTTAAAAGAGTTTGTAGGGGTTGCTTTGGGAACGTGTCGGGTGCAAAGAAACACTACGCGCAGCAGCAGGGGCTACGGCAGGAGATTGGGGGTTTAG
- a CDS encoding response regulator, whose amino-acid sequence MNKPARILVIDDDENIRKVVLAILKDNGYEVDTADSGSQAIAKTEKNSYDLMLVDIRLPDMEGTELLSKVHDTTPKIRKIMVTGYPTLQNAVTAVNKGADAYVMKPFDVDKMLETIKEQLEKQRQERAFSEQRVADFIQTRIKELDSKDTQVH is encoded by the coding sequence ATGAACAAACCTGCGAGAATACTCGTAATTGATGATGATGAGAACATCCGCAAAGTTGTGTTGGCGATATTAAAGGATAATGGATACGAAGTAGATACCGCAGATTCTGGTAGTCAAGCTATAGCTAAAACTGAGAAGAACTCTTATGACTTGATGCTTGTCGACATCAGGCTCCCTGACATGGAAGGCACCGAACTTTTAAGCAAAGTCCACGACACCACCCCCAAAATCCGCAAAATCATGGTCACCGGGTATCCTACTTTGCAAAACGCCGTAACAGCCGTCAACAAGGGCGCAGACGCATACGTCATGAAACCCTTTGACGTTGACAAGATGCTTGAAACCATCAAAGAACAACTAGAAAAGCAAAGACAAGAACGCGCCTTTAGCGAACAACGCGTAGCTGATTTCATCCAAACCCGCATCAAAGAACTCGACAGCAAAGACACCCAAGTACACTAA
- a CDS encoding YkgJ family cysteine cluster protein — MSQTDDFQCAQCAKCCQNILETRGGVLRGLPLTQKETELFPEKVISPKMGIGFKDEPEVIVLYQINVNCCPYVNKQNQCQIYQKRPLMCQSFPIVAGAISNRCQVFSYRKPGVTYNEPYPMTAQLQANDKLEKYIQNRIKKHSRHGLKIWEYNLATKQWIHTHTL, encoded by the coding sequence ATGAGCCAAACCGACGACTTCCAATGCGCACAATGCGCCAAATGCTGCCAAAACATACTCGAAACCCGCGGCGGCGTACTGCGTGGTTTACCTCTAACCCAAAAAGAAACCGAACTTTTCCCAGAAAAGGTCATCTCACCCAAAATGGGCATCGGATTCAAAGATGAACCCGAAGTCATTGTGTTGTACCAGATTAACGTGAACTGCTGCCCCTACGTAAACAAGCAAAATCAGTGCCAAATCTACCAGAAACGACCCCTCATGTGCCAATCCTTCCCCATAGTTGCAGGCGCCATATCCAACCGCTGCCAAGTTTTCAGCTACCGCAAACCAGGCGTAACCTACAACGAACCCTACCCCATGACCGCTCAGCTGCAGGCAAACGATAAACTGGAAAAATACATACAAAACCGCATCAAAAAACACAGCCGCCACGGACTAAAAATCTGGGAATATAACCTAGCCACAAAACAGTGGATACACACCCACACCCTCTAA
- a CDS encoding S26 family signal peptidase, with translation MTATIKRICKNDYFQTGVTVALFLVLIVGFYVAETSGFIAVVPSGSMCIPYGGACDGWTHPFDRTLHVGDILLIQPVDPATLNADYPNSDVIVFHNPSRTDELIVHRITAETQLNDIRYFYTKGDGNPPVSWPDPVQPYMYDHWYSSNTSIPQGSVSQDLVVGKVSMRIPWIGHIALFTQSVFAGNYKYLAMPIIALLIVLLITYEFILPLIKKQRSPPQNLSETALHR, from the coding sequence TTGACCGCTACAATCAAGAGAATCTGTAAGAACGATTATTTCCAGACAGGCGTTACAGTCGCTTTGTTTTTGGTGCTTATCGTTGGCTTTTACGTGGCTGAGACCTCTGGGTTCATCGCTGTAGTCCCAAGCGGCAGCATGTGCATTCCATACGGTGGTGCCTGTGACGGTTGGACTCACCCCTTTGACCGTACCCTGCACGTAGGCGATATACTGCTTATCCAGCCTGTTGACCCCGCAACCCTCAACGCAGATTACCCCAACAGCGACGTTATCGTCTTTCATAACCCCAGCAGAACCGACGAGCTTATAGTCCACCGCATAACCGCTGAAACCCAACTCAACGACATAAGATACTTCTACACTAAAGGCGATGGCAATCCTCCTGTCAGCTGGCCTGACCCTGTGCAGCCTTACATGTATGACCATTGGTACTCCAGCAACACCAGCATTCCACAAGGTTCTGTTAGCCAAGACCTTGTCGTAGGCAAAGTTTCCATGCGCATACCTTGGATTGGGCACATAGCACTTTTCACACAAAGCGTCTTTGCTGGAAACTACAAATACCTAGCCATGCCCATAATCGCGTTGCTCATTGTCCTGCTTATAACCTACGAGTTCATCTTGCCCCTCATCAAAAAACAAAGGTCACCACCGCAAAATCTGTCTGAAACAGCTCTTCACAGGTAA